Proteins from a genomic interval of Luteibacter pinisoli:
- a CDS encoding NADPH-dependent 2,4-dienoyl-CoA reductase, translating to MSYPHLLAPLDLGFTTLRNRVLMGSMHTGLEDKAADYDKLAAYFAERAAGGVGLIVTGGIAPNLRGWLKPMSGTMSMPWHVARHRKVTQAVHAEGGKICMQILHAGRYGYHPLSVAPSAIKSPITPFSPRALSAGGVERTINAFVRSAKLARDAGYDGVEVMGSEGYLINQFLTTRTNQRTDAWGGSAENRMRFPVEIVRRMREAVGKDFIIIYRLSMLDLVDNAQPWDDIVTLGKKIEAAGATLINTGIGWHEARVPTIVTSVPRGAFTWVTRRMKGQLGIPLVTTNRINMPDVAEQILANGDADMVSMARPLLADPQWVNKAKANQAVAINTCIACNQACLDHVFGNRRASCLVNPRACHETELTILPTTTKKRVAVVGAGPAGLAAAATLAERGHAVTLIDRAHEIGGQFNMAKRIPGKEEFHETLRYFGHRLDATGVDQRLGTDATVESLASGAYDTIILATGVSPRGLDIEGAQHPKVLSYLDVLHGNRPVGAKVAVIGAGGIGFDVAEFLTEAAPSPTTDVTRWSKEWGVDMTMATPGGLMPAQPEKPERQVWLLQRTAGRPGGRLNKTSGWVHRATLKNKKVQMFGGVSYERIDDEGLHVTMDGQKHVLPVDNVIVCAGQEPNRALHDGLVARGVDVRLIGGADVAAELDAKRAIDQATRLAAAL from the coding sequence GTGTCCTACCCGCACCTGCTCGCCCCCCTCGACCTGGGATTCACCACCCTGCGCAATCGCGTCCTCATGGGGTCGATGCATACGGGCCTGGAGGACAAGGCGGCCGACTACGACAAGCTGGCGGCCTACTTCGCCGAACGCGCCGCCGGCGGCGTGGGCCTCATCGTTACCGGTGGCATCGCGCCCAACCTGCGCGGCTGGCTGAAGCCGATGTCGGGGACGATGTCCATGCCCTGGCATGTGGCCCGGCACCGCAAGGTGACCCAGGCGGTGCACGCGGAGGGCGGCAAGATCTGCATGCAGATCCTGCACGCCGGCCGCTACGGCTACCACCCGCTTTCCGTGGCCCCGTCGGCGATCAAGTCGCCCATCACCCCGTTCAGCCCCCGCGCCCTGAGCGCCGGCGGCGTCGAGCGCACCATCAACGCCTTCGTGCGCAGCGCGAAGCTCGCGCGCGACGCGGGCTACGACGGCGTGGAGGTCATGGGCTCCGAGGGCTACCTGATCAACCAGTTCCTCACCACGCGCACCAACCAGCGCACGGACGCCTGGGGCGGCAGCGCGGAAAACCGCATGCGTTTCCCCGTCGAAATCGTCCGGCGCATGCGCGAAGCCGTGGGCAAGGACTTCATCATCATCTATCGCCTGTCCATGCTCGACCTGGTGGACAACGCCCAGCCGTGGGACGACATCGTCACCCTGGGCAAGAAGATCGAAGCCGCCGGCGCGACGCTGATCAACACCGGTATCGGCTGGCATGAAGCGCGCGTCCCGACCATCGTCACCAGCGTGCCCCGCGGCGCGTTCACCTGGGTCACCCGGCGCATGAAGGGCCAGCTGGGCATCCCGCTGGTCACCACCAACCGCATCAACATGCCCGACGTCGCCGAACAGATCCTCGCCAACGGCGATGCGGACATGGTCTCCATGGCCCGCCCCCTGCTCGCGGATCCGCAGTGGGTGAACAAGGCGAAGGCCAACCAGGCCGTCGCAATCAACACCTGCATCGCCTGCAACCAGGCCTGCCTGGACCACGTGTTCGGCAACCGCCGTGCCTCGTGCCTGGTCAACCCGCGCGCGTGCCACGAAACCGAACTGACGATCCTCCCGACGACCACGAAGAAGCGCGTCGCCGTCGTCGGCGCGGGCCCCGCCGGCCTCGCCGCGGCGGCGACGCTCGCCGAGCGTGGCCACGCCGTCACCCTGATCGATCGCGCCCACGAAATCGGCGGCCAGTTCAACATGGCCAAGCGCATCCCTGGCAAGGAAGAATTCCACGAGACCCTGCGCTACTTCGGCCACCGCCTCGACGCGACCGGCGTAGACCAGCGCCTCGGCACGGACGCCACCGTCGAATCACTCGCCAGTGGCGCCTACGACACGATCATCCTCGCGACAGGCGTGAGCCCGCGCGGCCTGGATATCGAAGGCGCGCAGCATCCGAAGGTGCTCTCCTACCTCGACGTACTGCACGGCAACCGCCCGGTCGGCGCGAAGGTCGCCGTCATCGGCGCCGGTGGCATCGGCTTCGACGTCGCCGAATTCCTCACCGAGGCCGCGCCCTCCCCCACCACCGACGTCACACGATGGTCGAAGGAATGGGGCGTGGACATGACCATGGCGACCCCCGGCGGCCTGATGCCCGCGCAGCCGGAAAAACCCGAACGCCAGGTATGGCTGCTGCAACGCACCGCCGGCCGCCCCGGCGGCCGCCTGAACAAGACCTCGGGCTGGGTGCATCGGGCGACGCTGAAGAACAAGAAGGTGCAGATGTTCGGCGGCGTGTCGTACGAGCGCATCGACGACGAAGGCCTGCACGTGACGATGGACGGCCAAAAGCATGTGCTTCCGGTCGACAACGTGATCGTCTGCGCAGGCCAGGAGCCGAACCGTGCGTTGCATGACGGACTGGTGGCGCGTGGCGTCGATGTGCGCTTAATCGGTGGTGCTGACGTGGCTGCCGAGCTCGACGCGAAACGAGCTATTGACCAGGCGACGCGTTTGGCTGCTGCGCTGTAA
- a CDS encoding C39 family peptidase — MKAACALAVMLALAVSPALANKVEVQTSPGTSYPMKMTSLKEARFRNTIRQKYDFSCGSAAVATLLTYQYAYTIDEQSAFDVMYANGDRRKINREGFSLLDIKRFLASRGFQADGFDVPLEKLDEEGIPAIVLIDERGYHHFVVVKGYKNDRVLIGDPARGTRSMSKRRFDDMWKSHIVFVIHNERDRAIFNSPRDWAVAPAAPISEGIERNGLGPIVMPKRGPGDI; from the coding sequence ATGAAGGCAGCCTGCGCCCTCGCCGTGATGCTGGCCCTGGCGGTATCGCCTGCCCTGGCCAACAAGGTGGAGGTGCAGACCAGCCCTGGCACGTCATACCCGATGAAGATGACGAGCCTGAAGGAAGCTCGCTTTCGCAACACGATTCGACAGAAATACGACTTCAGCTGCGGCTCCGCGGCGGTCGCCACCCTTTTGACCTACCAGTATGCGTACACCATCGATGAGCAGTCCGCGTTCGATGTGATGTACGCCAATGGGGACCGCCGGAAGATAAACCGCGAAGGATTCTCGCTGCTCGACATCAAGCGTTTTCTCGCCTCGCGGGGCTTCCAGGCCGACGGGTTCGATGTCCCGTTGGAGAAGCTTGATGAGGAGGGCATACCTGCCATCGTCCTGATCGATGAGCGCGGGTACCACCATTTCGTGGTGGTCAAGGGTTACAAGAACGATCGCGTACTCATAGGCGACCCCGCCCGAGGCACACGATCCATGTCAAAGCGACGCTTCGACGACATGTGGAAGAGCCACATCGTCTTCGTTATCCACAATGAACGCGACCGCGCCATTTTCAATAGTCCGCGCGACTGGGCTGTCGCGCCCGCGGCACCGATTTCCGAAGGCATTGAACGCAACGGCCTCGGACCCATCGTGATGCCTAAGCGTGGACCGGGGGATATATGA
- a CDS encoding acetate kinase — protein sequence MYRNGRVMQAKKCVGALSLAVLPMWIGACLAQESATVDPALREKIESQGRKIDAMRSRMAEQLAELEQMKRELASQELQYNDLRKAVGMTALEEARATGSPGAGSGTAQAVAAPQDQVPAGTPAPGAPVAPVSQPVAATQPVGKRPEQDERPPEVAPIFDQPGVLTPRGKLIIEPSYQYGYSSSDRVALVGYTVIPAILIGLVDVRQVKQTTQTGALAFRYGLTNRMELEVRVPYVDSHTDTISREIFTGTAQDNLFTTSGKGLGDVEATLRYQINDGGADKPYYIGWFRAKSRTGEDPFEVTSDCVTRCVENYTGTGLPLKNPTGSGFYSAQLGMTWLYPSDPVVFFGNFSYLHNFERKNVSRNVLGSGKQFLGDIKAGDIADISVGMGLSLNEKASISIGYDQAFVGRTQQNSHPLSGSARATLGSLLIGGSYRYNDKETLNITLGVGVTRDTPDTTVTVRVPITL from the coding sequence ATGTATCGCAACGGCAGGGTGATGCAGGCAAAGAAATGCGTGGGCGCGTTGTCGCTCGCGGTGTTACCCATGTGGATCGGCGCGTGCCTGGCGCAGGAATCCGCAACCGTCGATCCCGCACTTCGCGAGAAGATTGAGTCGCAGGGGCGAAAGATCGACGCGATGCGTTCACGCATGGCGGAGCAGCTCGCCGAACTGGAGCAGATGAAGCGCGAGCTCGCTTCACAGGAACTCCAGTACAACGACCTGCGCAAAGCCGTTGGCATGACGGCATTGGAAGAAGCGCGCGCCACGGGTTCGCCCGGCGCCGGTTCTGGTACCGCCCAGGCCGTGGCCGCACCACAGGACCAGGTGCCAGCAGGTACGCCCGCACCTGGCGCCCCGGTGGCGCCGGTCTCGCAGCCAGTGGCGGCGACCCAACCCGTCGGCAAGCGACCCGAGCAGGACGAGCGTCCGCCGGAAGTGGCGCCCATCTTTGATCAGCCCGGCGTGCTGACACCACGCGGCAAGCTCATCATCGAGCCGTCGTACCAGTACGGGTATTCGTCGAGTGACCGCGTGGCCCTCGTCGGTTACACGGTGATCCCGGCCATCCTCATCGGCCTGGTCGATGTGCGCCAGGTGAAGCAGACCACGCAGACGGGCGCACTGGCCTTCCGCTACGGCCTCACCAATCGCATGGAACTGGAAGTGCGCGTCCCGTACGTGGATTCGCATACCGACACGATCAGCCGCGAGATCTTTACCGGCACGGCGCAGGACAACCTGTTCACCACGAGCGGCAAGGGTCTCGGCGACGTCGAAGCGACGCTGCGTTACCAGATCAACGACGGCGGCGCCGACAAGCCGTACTACATCGGCTGGTTCCGCGCGAAGTCACGCACCGGTGAGGATCCGTTCGAAGTCACCAGTGATTGCGTCACGCGTTGCGTCGAGAACTACACCGGCACCGGCCTGCCGCTGAAGAATCCCACCGGTTCGGGTTTCTACTCCGCGCAGCTCGGCATGACCTGGCTGTATCCGTCCGATCCGGTCGTCTTCTTTGGCAACTTCAGCTACCTGCACAACTTCGAACGCAAGAACGTCAGTCGTAACGTACTGGGTTCGGGCAAGCAGTTCCTGGGTGACATCAAGGCCGGCGACATCGCCGACATCAGCGTCGGCATGGGCTTGTCGCTCAATGAGAAGGCCTCCATCAGTATCGGTTACGACCAGGCGTTCGTTGGCCGCACGCAGCAAAACTCCCATCCGTTGTCTGGTTCCGCGCGTGCCACGCTCGGTTCGCTCCTTATCGGTGGTTCGTATCGCTACAACGACAAAGAGACGCTCAACATCACACTGGGCGTAGGTGTGACGCGCGACACACCGGATACCACCGTCACTGTGCGAGTGCCCATCACCTTGTAG
- a CDS encoding outer membrane protein, with protein MGIQHHRFRKATAGLALASLAIFGAAAHAQDSTKKSQSPALDNVSVWVGGYYTNNDTTLGGQTRILNSNGDVNLEKDLDFKKHKTVPRVRLDFLIGEHQGFAFDWYEVDRSHSKTFNESVNVLGQPITASAFAKGDLKFSFGSAAYKWWFGTGNDVFGVGLGAAYYKVRGSIDASVTALGQTQSQSSSTDLDAWAPNLQLGWRHAFNDQWRMYVNASGVKKNGGQLNGHIYDTAIGLEWFPWQNVGFGAEYAYTRIKLHQDKSQYDLDLDMKLNGPAAYVRFRF; from the coding sequence ATGGGTATCCAGCATCACCGTTTCCGAAAGGCCACCGCAGGCCTTGCTCTCGCATCCCTCGCTATCTTCGGCGCCGCCGCGCACGCGCAGGACAGCACGAAGAAGTCACAGTCCCCCGCACTCGACAACGTCAGCGTCTGGGTCGGCGGCTACTACACCAACAATGACACCACGCTGGGCGGCCAGACCCGCATCCTGAACAGCAATGGCGATGTCAATCTTGAGAAAGATCTCGACTTCAAGAAGCACAAGACCGTGCCGCGCGTGCGCCTGGACTTCCTCATCGGCGAGCACCAGGGCTTTGCGTTTGACTGGTATGAAGTGGATCGCTCGCATTCGAAGACGTTCAACGAATCGGTGAACGTGCTCGGCCAGCCGATCACGGCGTCGGCGTTCGCCAAGGGCGACCTGAAGTTCAGCTTCGGCAGCGCCGCGTACAAGTGGTGGTTCGGCACAGGCAACGACGTGTTCGGCGTGGGCCTGGGTGCGGCGTACTACAAGGTGCGCGGAAGCATCGATGCATCGGTGACGGCGCTGGGCCAGACCCAGTCGCAGAGCTCGTCCACCGATCTCGACGCCTGGGCACCCAACCTGCAGCTCGGCTGGCGCCATGCGTTCAACGACCAGTGGCGCATGTACGTGAACGCTTCGGGCGTGAAGAAGAATGGCGGCCAGCTCAACGGCCACATCTACGACACGGCCATTGGCCTGGAATGGTTCCCGTGGCAGAACGTGGGTTTTGGCGCCGAATACGCCTACACCCGGATCAAGCTGCACCAGGACAAAAGCCAGTACGATCTGGACCTGGACATGAAGCTCAACGGACCGGCCGCGTACGTGCGGTTCCGGTTCTAA
- a CDS encoding TerC family protein, whose product MDFLTPEFFSGLAAIILLDLVLAGDNAIVIALAARNLPRDLQKKAVFWGTFGAVAIRILLTFAVIWLLKLPGLMLAGGLLLIPIAWKLLKHEDHDPDIAPARGFWAAIRTIVVADALMGLDNVLAIAGAAKGHMGLVVLGLAISVPLVVWGSTLILKLIERFPAVIYIGAAAIAWTAARMIAHDNLIAGWFEARPWAPWTLDVVLVAGVLVLGWLAQRGGGKRVNAP is encoded by the coding sequence ATGGATTTCCTCACCCCCGAATTCTTCTCCGGCCTCGCCGCCATCATCCTGCTGGACCTGGTGCTGGCCGGTGACAACGCCATCGTCATTGCCCTGGCGGCGCGCAACCTGCCCCGCGACCTGCAAAAGAAGGCCGTGTTCTGGGGCACGTTCGGCGCCGTGGCCATCCGCATCCTGCTGACCTTCGCCGTCATCTGGCTGCTCAAGCTGCCCGGACTGATGCTCGCCGGCGGCCTGCTGCTGATCCCCATCGCGTGGAAATTGCTCAAGCACGAGGATCACGACCCGGATATCGCGCCCGCCAGGGGCTTCTGGGCGGCGATCCGGACCATCGTGGTGGCCGATGCCCTGATGGGCCTGGACAACGTCCTGGCGATCGCCGGGGCGGCCAAGGGGCACATGGGGCTGGTGGTGCTCGGCCTGGCGATCAGCGTGCCGCTGGTGGTCTGGGGCTCCACCCTGATCCTGAAGCTGATCGAGCGCTTCCCGGCGGTGATCTACATCGGTGCGGCCGCCATCGCCTGGACGGCGGCGCGGATGATCGCCCATGACAACCTCATCGCCGGCTGGTTCGAGGCGCGCCCGTGGGCGCCGTGGACGCTGGACGTGGTGCTGGTGGCCGGCGTGCTCGTCCTGGGCTGGCTGGCCCAGCGCGGCGGCGGGAAGCGCGTCAACGCGCCCTGA
- a CDS encoding bifunctional 2-methylcitrate dehydratase/aconitate hydratase → MSAHDIRSATRPDPDQPMVDIANYVADYTIDSKEAYDTARYMLLDSLACSALAMKFPDCVKHLGPIVPGASMEGGVRVPFTSHVLDPVQAAFAIGTQVRYLDFNDTWLAAEWGHPSDNLGAILSVADYLSRKAEKEGGKALTVRDVLGYAIKAHEIQGCYALKNSYNRVGQDHVILVRLASTAVTTAMLGGNKDQITTAVSHSWIDNGALRTYRHAPNTGPRKSWAAGDACRRAVTHAINAVYRNVVGYPSALSAKTWGYYDVAFKGNAFEFERPFGSYVMENVLFKISFPAEFHAQTAVECAMKLHAEVGPRVDEIEKIVIETQEAGVRIIDKTGPLSNYADRDHCIQYMVAVPLIFGRLTADDYNDDVAADPRIDALREKMTVVENPQFTKDYFDPEKRYIGNSVQVFFKDGTSTQKISIDYPIGHRNRRAEGIPVLLKKFEAALRAEWPAERVEKVLSVTSSPEKLDAMPIHEFMTLFTA, encoded by the coding sequence ATGAGCGCACACGACATCCGTTCCGCCACCCGTCCCGACCCGGACCAGCCGATGGTGGACATCGCCAACTACGTGGCCGACTACACGATCGACTCGAAGGAAGCCTACGACACGGCGCGCTACATGCTGCTGGATTCGCTGGCCTGCTCGGCGCTGGCCATGAAGTTCCCGGACTGCGTGAAGCACCTCGGCCCGATCGTGCCGGGCGCCTCCATGGAAGGCGGCGTGCGCGTGCCGTTTACCTCGCACGTGCTGGACCCGGTGCAGGCCGCGTTCGCCATCGGCACCCAGGTCCGCTACCTCGACTTCAACGATACCTGGCTGGCGGCCGAGTGGGGCCACCCGTCCGACAACCTCGGCGCCATCCTCTCGGTGGCCGATTACCTGTCGCGCAAGGCGGAGAAGGAAGGCGGCAAGGCCCTCACCGTCCGCGACGTGCTCGGCTACGCCATCAAGGCCCACGAGATCCAGGGCTGCTACGCCCTCAAGAACAGCTACAACCGCGTCGGCCAGGACCACGTGATCCTGGTGCGCCTCGCCTCCACGGCGGTCACCACGGCGATGCTGGGTGGCAACAAGGACCAGATCACCACCGCGGTCTCGCACAGCTGGATCGACAACGGCGCGCTGCGCACCTATCGCCACGCCCCGAACACCGGCCCGCGCAAGAGCTGGGCCGCCGGCGACGCCTGCCGCCGCGCCGTCACCCACGCCATCAACGCCGTCTACCGCAACGTGGTCGGGTACCCGTCGGCCCTGTCGGCCAAGACCTGGGGCTATTACGACGTGGCCTTCAAGGGCAACGCCTTTGAGTTCGAGCGTCCGTTCGGCAGCTACGTCATGGAAAACGTGCTGTTCAAGATCAGCTTCCCGGCCGAATTCCACGCCCAGACGGCCGTGGAGTGCGCCATGAAGCTGCACGCCGAGGTGGGTCCCCGGGTGGACGAGATCGAGAAGATCGTCATCGAAACCCAGGAAGCCGGCGTCCGCATCATCGACAAGACCGGCCCCCTGTCGAACTACGCCGATCGCGACCATTGCATCCAGTACATGGTCGCCGTACCCCTGATTTTTGGCCGTCTCACGGCCGATGATTACAACGACGATGTGGCCGCTGATCCGCGTATCGACGCGCTTCGCGAGAAAATGACCGTGGTCGAAAATCCGCAGTTCACCAAGGATTATTTCGACCCCGAAAAGCGTTATATCGGTAATTCGGTGCAGGTTTTCTTCAAGGACGGCACGAGCACGCAAAAAATCTCGATCGATTACCCGATCGGGCACCGTAACCGCCGGGCCGAGGGCATTCCGGTTCTCCTCAAAAAGTTTGAGGCAGCCCTCCGCGCCGAGTGGCCTGCGGAGCGGGTTGAGAAGGTTCTGAGCGTCACTTCCTCCCCCGAAAAGCTCGACGCGATGCCCATTCACGAGTTCATGACGCTCTTCACGGCTTGA
- a CDS encoding OmpA family protein, protein MKRKGLFLLIGLALGGVGAVHAQESADTAGNGYDGRWYIAPTVGGYYNDTDRNTNSRQVYYGLGVGKFISSNASIDIFADRTKRDNDGVGHWSNNSYGVAARFYAGAWDSWRPYLLAGVMGSYHHNPADNGWAPAAELGVGVSKTITDSSDFRVEAGYRYDWDDKTNDGENGYGDWFLGFSIVSRFGEPPSAPAPAAAPAPVAPDCSTLDSDGDGVNDCDDKCPATPAGTIVGPDGCPQKVVIDLRGVNFKFDRPKKGETNIGPTLQEPTSESLGVLDQAVDTLQRYPQVKVTVAGYTDSVGKDAYNQSLSERRAKIVFDYLTSHGIGADRLEGPIGHGENNPIDTNDTAEGRSRNRRTELQVQQ, encoded by the coding sequence ATGAAACGTAAGGGCTTGTTTTTGCTGATCGGCTTGGCCCTGGGCGGCGTGGGTGCCGTTCACGCGCAGGAATCCGCTGACACCGCGGGTAATGGCTATGACGGCCGCTGGTACATCGCCCCGACGGTTGGCGGTTACTACAACGACACCGACCGCAACACCAACAGCCGCCAGGTCTACTACGGCCTCGGCGTCGGCAAGTTCATCTCCAGCAACGCGTCGATCGACATCTTTGCTGATCGCACCAAGCGCGATAACGATGGCGTTGGCCACTGGTCGAACAACAGCTACGGCGTTGCCGCCCGCTTCTACGCTGGTGCGTGGGACAGCTGGCGTCCGTACCTGCTCGCTGGCGTGATGGGCTCGTACCACCACAATCCGGCCGACAACGGCTGGGCTCCGGCGGCTGAACTCGGCGTCGGCGTGTCGAAGACCATCACCGACAGCTCCGACTTCCGCGTGGAAGCCGGCTACCGCTACGATTGGGACGACAAGACCAACGACGGCGAGAACGGCTACGGCGACTGGTTCCTCGGCTTCTCGATCGTGTCGCGCTTCGGCGAGCCGCCGTCGGCTCCGGCTCCGGCCGCTGCCCCGGCCCCGGTTGCTCCGGATTGCTCCACCCTCGACAGCGATGGCGACGGCGTGAACGATTGCGACGACAAGTGCCCGGCCACCCCGGCTGGCACCATCGTCGGCCCGGATGGTTGCCCGCAGAAGGTCGTCATCGACCTGCGCGGCGTCAACTTCAAGTTCGATCGTCCGAAGAAGGGCGAGACGAACATTGGCCCGACCCTGCAGGAGCCGACCAGCGAATCGCTGGGCGTCCTCGACCAGGCTGTCGACACCCTGCAGCGTTACCCGCAGGTCAAGGTCACGGTCGCTGGTTACACGGATAGCGTTGGTAAGGATGCTTACAACCAGTCCCTGTCGGAGCGTCGCGCCAAGATCGTGTTCGATTACCTGACCTCGCACGGCATCGGTGCCGACCGCCTGGAAGGCCCGATCGGCCACGGTGAGAACAACCCGATCGACACGAACGACACGGCCGAAGGCCGTTCGCGCAACCGTCGTACGGAACTGCAGGTTCAGCAGTAA
- a CDS encoding TonB-dependent receptor plug domain-containing protein, whose protein sequence is MRRSRLPFAIAAVLAATTAPLAQAQQADKPATTTLDQVIVTGTHARDRTVLDSPVPIDVLTPEDLRAAGAVNGELGQALATLLPSFNFPRQSNSGGSDHVRAAQLRGMSPDQVLVLVNGKRFHTSALVNTDTKIGRGTTPVDFNAIPISAIKRIEILRDGAGAQYGSDAIAGVVNIILDDAPEGGEVDATYGAYHTHFRPGDRTITDGQSGYVSAKAGTKLGTDGFFRAGIEGNNREPTNRAGPDQIPSWENASPANLALQGKRNYAAGDPRNENYSGWFNSELGLGDTVRGYAFGTYTKRRTVGDNYFRYPDSDANVPSIYPEGYRPESLGYNTDINLTAGARGRVGEWDIDGSLTWGRNTFDYDLRDSLNVSLGEASLTHFDVGKYENSQGTANLDLTRTVGLGSQLFTLATGAEFRHEGFETFAGDPASYAVGPIVGAPTGAQAGGGLTPQDTANLHRNVAATYIDFSGDVTERFFADAAARYEHYNDFGGAWTGKLSGRYAFNDAIALRGAVSNNLRAPSLSQIGFESTSTGYGADGELVQGRVLSVNNPIARGLGATDLKAEKSRNISLGLTARAGDHFDASLDIFRTDVDHRVTLSETIAPDGLEDLIAARFGVPGVQSIAFFTNAVDTRTRGAELVTNYRQPAYGGNLVLTATYSYDRTSIRKVRDTPEALAALGADAVLFGLEERNTLTDAAPRQRGSFTARWDHPRWSLLGRATRQGATTRVFDFGDGFVPRQTYGARWQIDAEAEWHATERLSIALGGQNITDQYPNRSIPDIAYAGNFPYDVISPIGTNGAYWYGRLRYAW, encoded by the coding sequence ATGCGTCGTTCCCGCCTTCCCTTCGCCATCGCGGCCGTGCTCGCCGCGACCACCGCCCCGCTCGCCCAGGCCCAGCAGGCCGACAAGCCCGCGACCACCACGCTCGACCAGGTGATCGTCACCGGCACGCACGCCCGTGACCGCACGGTGCTGGATTCACCGGTGCCGATCGACGTCCTCACGCCTGAGGACCTGCGCGCCGCGGGTGCCGTCAACGGCGAGCTGGGCCAGGCCCTGGCGACGCTGCTGCCCTCGTTCAACTTCCCGAGGCAATCCAACTCGGGCGGCTCCGACCATGTCCGCGCAGCCCAGCTGCGCGGCATGAGCCCGGACCAGGTGCTGGTACTGGTGAACGGCAAGCGCTTCCACACCTCGGCGCTGGTGAATACCGATACGAAGATCGGCCGCGGCACCACCCCGGTGGACTTCAATGCGATCCCGATCAGCGCGATCAAGCGCATCGAGATACTGCGCGATGGCGCCGGCGCGCAGTACGGCTCGGATGCGATTGCGGGCGTCGTCAACATCATCCTCGACGACGCGCCGGAAGGCGGCGAAGTGGATGCCACCTATGGCGCTTACCACACCCACTTCCGCCCGGGTGACCGGACGATCACCGACGGCCAGAGTGGCTACGTGAGTGCCAAGGCAGGTACAAAGCTGGGAACCGATGGCTTCTTCCGGGCCGGTATCGAAGGCAACAACCGCGAGCCCACCAACCGGGCCGGCCCGGACCAGATCCCCTCATGGGAGAACGCCTCGCCCGCTAACCTCGCGCTGCAGGGCAAGCGCAACTACGCCGCAGGCGATCCTCGCAACGAGAACTACAGCGGCTGGTTCAACAGCGAACTCGGTCTCGGCGATACCGTACGCGGCTACGCGTTCGGTACCTACACGAAGCGTCGGACCGTGGGTGACAACTACTTCCGCTACCCCGACAGCGATGCCAACGTGCCGTCGATTTATCCGGAAGGCTACCGGCCCGAATCGCTCGGCTATAACACCGATATCAACCTCACCGCCGGCGCGCGCGGCCGCGTGGGCGAATGGGACATCGACGGCAGCCTCACGTGGGGACGCAATACGTTCGATTACGACCTGCGCGACTCACTGAATGTGTCGCTGGGTGAGGCCAGCCTCACGCACTTCGACGTGGGCAAGTACGAAAACTCGCAGGGCACGGCCAACCTCGACCTCACGCGCACCGTCGGCCTGGGCAGCCAGCTGTTCACCCTGGCTACGGGCGCCGAGTTCCGTCACGAAGGCTTCGAAACCTTCGCCGGCGACCCGGCGTCGTATGCCGTCGGCCCCATCGTCGGCGCGCCCACGGGGGCCCAGGCCGGCGGGGGCCTTACGCCGCAGGACACCGCCAACCTGCACCGGAACGTGGCCGCCACCTACATCGATTTTTCCGGCGACGTGACGGAGCGATTCTTTGCCGACGCGGCCGCCCGCTATGAGCACTACAACGATTTCGGAGGCGCCTGGACGGGCAAACTCAGCGGTCGCTACGCGTTCAACGATGCCATCGCCCTGCGCGGCGCCGTGTCCAATAATCTCCGCGCGCCATCGCTCAGCCAGATCGGCTTCGAGTCCACGTCCACGGGCTATGGCGCCGATGGCGAACTGGTCCAGGGCCGGGTGCTGTCGGTGAACAACCCGATCGCCCGCGGCCTCGGCGCCACCGACTTGAAGGCGGAAAAGTCGCGAAACATCAGCCTGGGCCTCACCGCTCGTGCCGGTGACCACTTCGATGCCTCGCTGGATATCTTCCGCACCGACGTGGACCACCGCGTGACCCTGTCGGAAACCATCGCCCCGGACGGCCTGGAAGACCTGATCGCCGCCCGCTTCGGCGTACCCGGTGTGCAGAGCATCGCGTTCTTCACCAATGCGGTGGACACACGCACCCGCGGCGCCGAACTGGTGACGAACTACCGCCAGCCGGCCTACGGCGGCAACCTGGTGCTGACGGCCACGTACAGCTACGACCGCACCTCGATCCGCAAGGTGCGCGACACCCCGGAGGCGCTGGCCGCGCTGGGGGCGGACGCCGTGCTGTTCGGGCTGGAGGAACGCAACACGCTCACCGACGCCGCGCCACGGCAGCGCGGCTCGTTCACGGCACGCTGGGATCATCCACGCTGGTCGCTGCTAGGTCGGGCCACCCGCCAGGGCGCCACGACGCGTGTCTTCGACTTTGGCGACGGCTTCGTGCCGAGGCAGACGTACGGCGCACGCTGGCAGATCGATGCGGAGGCCGAGTGGCATGCGACGGAACGGCTGTCGATCGCGCTGGGTGGCCAGAACATCACCGACCAGTACCCGAACCGCTCCATCCCTGACATCGCCTATGCGGGCAACTTCCCGTACGACGTGATCTCGCCGATCGGCACCAACGGCGCGTACTGGTACGGCCGGCTCCGCTACGCGTGGTAG